From a region of the Tiliqua scincoides isolate rTilSci1 chromosome 4, rTilSci1.hap2, whole genome shotgun sequence genome:
- the STK38 gene encoding serine/threonine-protein kinase 38: protein MAMTGPAPCSSMSNHTKERVTMTKVTLENFYSNLIAQHEEREMRQKKLEKVMDEEGLKDEEKRIRRSAHARKETEFLRLKRTRLGLEDFESLKVIGRGAFGEVRLVQKKDTGHVYAMKILRKADMLEKEQVGHIRAERDILVEADSLWVVKMFYSFQDKLNLYLIMEFLPGGDMMTLLMKKDTLTEEETQFYIAETVLAIDSIHQLGFIHRDIKPDNLLLDSKGHVKLSDFGLCTGLKKAHRTEFYRNLSHSLPSDFTFQNMNSKRKAETWKRNRRQLAFSTVGTPDYIAPEVFMQTGYNKLCDWWSLGVIMYEMLIGYPPFCSETPQETYKKVMNWKETLIFPPEVPISERAKDLILRFCCEWEHRIGAPGVEEIKTNPFFEGVDWEHIRERPAAISIEIKSIDDTSNFDDFPESDILKPAVTTSNHPETDYKNKDWVFINYTYKRFEGLTARGAIPSYMKTGK from the exons gCAAAAGAAATTGGAAAAAGTGATGGATGAAGAAGGCTTAAAAGATGAAGAG AAAAGAATTCGGAGGTCTGCACATGCTAGGAAAGAAACAGAGTTTTTGCGCCTAAAAAGGACACGACTTGGGTTGGAAGATTTTGAGTCTTTAAAAGTAATAGGCAGAGGAGCATTTGGAGAG GTGCGGCTTGTTCAGAAGAAAGACACTGGGCATGTATATGCAATGAAAATTTTACGGAAAGCAGACATGCTTGAAAAAGAGCAG GTTGGCCATATTCGAGCAGAGCGTGACATTCTAGTGGAGGCAGATAGTTTGTGGGTTGTTAAAATGTTCTATAGCTTTCAGGACAAGCTAAACCTCTACCTCATCATGGAGTTCCTGCCTGGAG GTGATATGATGACTTTATTGATGAAAAAAGATACCCTAACAGAAGAGGAGACTCAATTTTATATAGCAGAGACTGTGCTAGCTATTGATTCAATTCATCAACTCGGTTTCATACATCGTGATATCAAGCCAGATAACCTCCTCTTGGACAGTAAG GGCCATGTGAAGCTTTCAGACTTTGGTCTCTGCACTGGACTAAAGAAAGCTCATAGAACAGAGTTCTACAGAAATTTGAGTCACAGTCTTCCTAGTGACTTCA CTTTTCAAAATATGAATTCAAAACGGAAGGCAGAAACTTGGAAAAGAAACAGACGGCAGTTG GCCTTTTCTACTGTGGGAACTCCAGATTACATTGCTCCAGAAGTCTTCATGCAGACTGGCTACAACAAGCTGTGTGACTGGTGGTCACTTGGGGTCATCATGTATGAGATGCTAATTG GTTACCCTCCCTTCTGTTCAGAGACTCCTCAAGAAACTTACAAGAAAGTGATGAATTGGAAAGAGACTCTAATATTCCCCCCTGAAGTCCCAATCTCTGAGAGAGCCAAAGATCTTATTCTAAG ATTTTGCTGTGAATGGGAACATCGAATTGGTGCCCCAGGTGTTGAAGAAATCAAAACAAACCCCTTTTTTGAAGGGGTTGACTGGGAGCATATCAG GGAGAGGCCAGCTGCAATATCAATAGAAATAAAAAGTATTGATGATACTTCAAACTTTGATGACTTTCCAGAGTCTGATATTCTTAAACCAGcag TGACAACAAGTAACCATCCAGAGACGGACTACAAGAATAAAGACTGGGTCTTTATCAATTACACCTACAAACGTTTTGAGGGCCTGACAGCTCGAGGGGCAATACCATCCTACATGAAAACTGGGAAGTAG
- the KCTD20 gene encoding BTB/POZ domain-containing protein KCTD20 isoform X4 has product MLGRMFGPGREYNFTRPNEKGEYEIAEGISSTVFRTVLDYYKTGIINCPDGISIPDLRDTCDYLCINFDFNTIKCQDLSALLHELSNDGAHKQFDGYLEELILPIMVGSAKKGERECHIVVLTDEDTVDWDEDYPPPVGEEYSQILYSSKLYRFFKYIENRDVAKTVLKERGLKNIRIGIEGYPTCKEKVKRRPGGRSEVIYNYVQRPFIQMSWEKEEGKSRHVDFQCVRSKSLTNLVVVGEDVAEDQEVVLHHPPQVDELDRLNAPFSQMDPNDLPD; this is encoded by the exons ATGTTGGGAAG AATGTTTGGACCAGGACGGGAGTATAACTTCACTCGGCCAAATGAGAAGGGTGAATATGAAATTGCAGAAGGAATCAGCTCCACTGTGTTCCGGACTGTGCTG GATTATTACAAAACTGGAATCATTAACTGTCCTGATGGGATTTCTATTCCTGATCTCAGAGACACATGTGACTATCTTTGCATCAACTTTGACTTCAACACAATCAAGTGTCAAGATTTAA GTGCTTTGTTGCATGAATTGTCTAACGATGGGGCTCACAAGCAGTTTGATGGCTACCTGGAAGAGCTCATTCTCCCCATCATGGTGGGTAGTGCCAAGAAAGGAGAACGGGAGTGTCACATTGTGGTGTTAACGGATGAGGACACAGTGGACTGGGATGAGGACTATCCCCCTCCCGTGGGAGAAGAATATTCACAAA TTCTGTATAGCTCTAAACTCTACAGATTCTTCAAATACATTGAAAATCGGGATGTTGCAAAAACTGTTTTGAAAGAACGTGGTCTGAAAAATATTCGCATTGGCATTGAAG GTTACCCCACATGTAAAGAGAAAGTGAAGAGGAGGCCTGGAGGGCGCTCAGAAGTCATCTATAACTATGTGCAACGGCCATTCATCCAGATGTcttgggaaaaggaagaagggaagagtCGCCATGTTGATTTCCAGTGTGTTagaagcaaatctctaacaaacctggtggtggtgggggaagatgTAGCAGaagatcaggaggttgtgctACATCACCCTCCCCAGGTGGATGAACTTGACAGATTAAATGCACCATTTTCTCAGATGGATCCCAATGATCTTCCAGATTAA
- the KCTD20 gene encoding BTB/POZ domain-containing protein KCTD20 isoform X1 yields MQITLLFTSVDQVYLLQQKRSNGPPVNGQFQLQMSQMNMNGASGMERVSNQESFQLTENMTQDPGESNQKQGGRTTNVSPLCRNHGIKRNLDYYITQEQFGNSCTSLSNSPQVQAPEKVTLVVDGTRFVVNPQIFTAHPDTMLGRMFGPGREYNFTRPNEKGEYEIAEGISSTVFRTVLDYYKTGIINCPDGISIPDLRDTCDYLCINFDFNTIKCQDLSALLHELSNDGAHKQFDGYLEELILPIMVGSAKKGERECHIVVLTDEDTVDWDEDYPPPVGEEYSQILYSSKLYRFFKYIENRDVAKTVLKERGLKNIRIGIEGYPTCKEKVKRRPGGRSEVIYNYVQRPFIQMSWEKEEGKSRHVDFQCVRSKSLTNLVVVGEDVAEDQEVVLHHPPQVDELDRLNAPFSQMDPNDLPD; encoded by the exons GGCCTCCTGTGAATGGACAGTTTCAGTTGCAAATGTCCCAAATGAATATGAATGGTGCCAGTGGAATGGAAAGGGTGAGCAATCAGGAATCTTTTCAGTTGACTGAAAACATGACCCAAGATCCTGGAGAAAGCAACCAGAAACAAGGTGGCCGGACCACGAATGTTTCTCCACTGTGCAGAAATCATG GGATTAAAAGAAATCTAGACTATTATATTACGCAAGAGCAATTTGGGAACAGTTGTACCAGCCTGAGCAACAGTCCCCAAGTCCAAGCACCAGAGAAAGTGACCCTCGTTGTAGATGGCACCAGATTTGTTGTGAATCCCCAGATTTTCACAGCTCATCCTGATACAATGTTGGGAAG AATGTTTGGACCAGGACGGGAGTATAACTTCACTCGGCCAAATGAGAAGGGTGAATATGAAATTGCAGAAGGAATCAGCTCCACTGTGTTCCGGACTGTGCTG GATTATTACAAAACTGGAATCATTAACTGTCCTGATGGGATTTCTATTCCTGATCTCAGAGACACATGTGACTATCTTTGCATCAACTTTGACTTCAACACAATCAAGTGTCAAGATTTAA GTGCTTTGTTGCATGAATTGTCTAACGATGGGGCTCACAAGCAGTTTGATGGCTACCTGGAAGAGCTCATTCTCCCCATCATGGTGGGTAGTGCCAAGAAAGGAGAACGGGAGTGTCACATTGTGGTGTTAACGGATGAGGACACAGTGGACTGGGATGAGGACTATCCCCCTCCCGTGGGAGAAGAATATTCACAAA TTCTGTATAGCTCTAAACTCTACAGATTCTTCAAATACATTGAAAATCGGGATGTTGCAAAAACTGTTTTGAAAGAACGTGGTCTGAAAAATATTCGCATTGGCATTGAAG GTTACCCCACATGTAAAGAGAAAGTGAAGAGGAGGCCTGGAGGGCGCTCAGAAGTCATCTATAACTATGTGCAACGGCCATTCATCCAGATGTcttgggaaaaggaagaagggaagagtCGCCATGTTGATTTCCAGTGTGTTagaagcaaatctctaacaaacctggtggtggtgggggaagatgTAGCAGaagatcaggaggttgtgctACATCACCCTCCCCAGGTGGATGAACTTGACAGATTAAATGCACCATTTTCTCAGATGGATCCCAATGATCTTCCAGATTAA
- the KCTD20 gene encoding BTB/POZ domain-containing protein KCTD20 isoform X2, which yields MSQMNMNGASGMERVSNQESFQLTENMTQDPGESNQKQGGRTTNVSPLCRNHGIKRNLDYYITQEQFGNSCTSLSNSPQVQAPEKVTLVVDGTRFVVNPQIFTAHPDTMLGRMFGPGREYNFTRPNEKGEYEIAEGISSTVFRTVLDYYKTGIINCPDGISIPDLRDTCDYLCINFDFNTIKCQDLSALLHELSNDGAHKQFDGYLEELILPIMVGSAKKGERECHIVVLTDEDTVDWDEDYPPPVGEEYSQILYSSKLYRFFKYIENRDVAKTVLKERGLKNIRIGIEGYPTCKEKVKRRPGGRSEVIYNYVQRPFIQMSWEKEEGKSRHVDFQCVRSKSLTNLVVVGEDVAEDQEVVLHHPPQVDELDRLNAPFSQMDPNDLPD from the exons ATGTCCCAAATGAATATGAATGGTGCCAGTGGAATGGAAAGGGTGAGCAATCAGGAATCTTTTCAGTTGACTGAAAACATGACCCAAGATCCTGGAGAAAGCAACCAGAAACAAGGTGGCCGGACCACGAATGTTTCTCCACTGTGCAGAAATCATG GGATTAAAAGAAATCTAGACTATTATATTACGCAAGAGCAATTTGGGAACAGTTGTACCAGCCTGAGCAACAGTCCCCAAGTCCAAGCACCAGAGAAAGTGACCCTCGTTGTAGATGGCACCAGATTTGTTGTGAATCCCCAGATTTTCACAGCTCATCCTGATACAATGTTGGGAAG AATGTTTGGACCAGGACGGGAGTATAACTTCACTCGGCCAAATGAGAAGGGTGAATATGAAATTGCAGAAGGAATCAGCTCCACTGTGTTCCGGACTGTGCTG GATTATTACAAAACTGGAATCATTAACTGTCCTGATGGGATTTCTATTCCTGATCTCAGAGACACATGTGACTATCTTTGCATCAACTTTGACTTCAACACAATCAAGTGTCAAGATTTAA GTGCTTTGTTGCATGAATTGTCTAACGATGGGGCTCACAAGCAGTTTGATGGCTACCTGGAAGAGCTCATTCTCCCCATCATGGTGGGTAGTGCCAAGAAAGGAGAACGGGAGTGTCACATTGTGGTGTTAACGGATGAGGACACAGTGGACTGGGATGAGGACTATCCCCCTCCCGTGGGAGAAGAATATTCACAAA TTCTGTATAGCTCTAAACTCTACAGATTCTTCAAATACATTGAAAATCGGGATGTTGCAAAAACTGTTTTGAAAGAACGTGGTCTGAAAAATATTCGCATTGGCATTGAAG GTTACCCCACATGTAAAGAGAAAGTGAAGAGGAGGCCTGGAGGGCGCTCAGAAGTCATCTATAACTATGTGCAACGGCCATTCATCCAGATGTcttgggaaaaggaagaagggaagagtCGCCATGTTGATTTCCAGTGTGTTagaagcaaatctctaacaaacctggtggtggtgggggaagatgTAGCAGaagatcaggaggttgtgctACATCACCCTCCCCAGGTGGATGAACTTGACAGATTAAATGCACCATTTTCTCAGATGGATCCCAATGATCTTCCAGATTAA
- the KCTD20 gene encoding BTB/POZ domain-containing protein KCTD20 isoform X3, translating to MFGPGREYNFTRPNEKGEYEIAEGISSTVFRTVLDYYKTGIINCPDGISIPDLRDTCDYLCINFDFNTIKCQDLSALLHELSNDGAHKQFDGYLEELILPIMVGSAKKGERECHIVVLTDEDTVDWDEDYPPPVGEEYSQILYSSKLYRFFKYIENRDVAKTVLKERGLKNIRIGIEGYPTCKEKVKRRPGGRSEVIYNYVQRPFIQMSWEKEEGKSRHVDFQCVRSKSLTNLVVVGEDVAEDQEVVLHHPPQVDELDRLNAPFSQMDPNDLPD from the exons ATGTTTGGACCAGGACGGGAGTATAACTTCACTCGGCCAAATGAGAAGGGTGAATATGAAATTGCAGAAGGAATCAGCTCCACTGTGTTCCGGACTGTGCTG GATTATTACAAAACTGGAATCATTAACTGTCCTGATGGGATTTCTATTCCTGATCTCAGAGACACATGTGACTATCTTTGCATCAACTTTGACTTCAACACAATCAAGTGTCAAGATTTAA GTGCTTTGTTGCATGAATTGTCTAACGATGGGGCTCACAAGCAGTTTGATGGCTACCTGGAAGAGCTCATTCTCCCCATCATGGTGGGTAGTGCCAAGAAAGGAGAACGGGAGTGTCACATTGTGGTGTTAACGGATGAGGACACAGTGGACTGGGATGAGGACTATCCCCCTCCCGTGGGAGAAGAATATTCACAAA TTCTGTATAGCTCTAAACTCTACAGATTCTTCAAATACATTGAAAATCGGGATGTTGCAAAAACTGTTTTGAAAGAACGTGGTCTGAAAAATATTCGCATTGGCATTGAAG GTTACCCCACATGTAAAGAGAAAGTGAAGAGGAGGCCTGGAGGGCGCTCAGAAGTCATCTATAACTATGTGCAACGGCCATTCATCCAGATGTcttgggaaaaggaagaagggaagagtCGCCATGTTGATTTCCAGTGTGTTagaagcaaatctctaacaaacctggtggtggtgggggaagatgTAGCAGaagatcaggaggttgtgctACATCACCCTCCCCAGGTGGATGAACTTGACAGATTAAATGCACCATTTTCTCAGATGGATCCCAATGATCTTCCAGATTAA